One segment of Bradyrhizobium sp. CB2312 DNA contains the following:
- a CDS encoding HD domain-containing phosphohydrolase gives MLTQALLVDDSRSVLNFLKRLIEAEGLVEATTFLDPLEALACARERVFDLVLVDYEMPHMDGISFIRTLRTLPGCADIPIAMITSRQTDDVKMEALQAGATDFLPKQPQSVEMTVRLRNLIQLGAAVRKLNDRAAHLASEVAAATRKLGEREEEIILRLALAVEYRDNDTGEHTLRVARYSRIIAQQLGLPARLCRDIYLAAPLHDVGKVAIPDNILLKPGRLTDEEMAVIRTHATIGERILADSSCELIQLGAQIAAGHHERWDGAGYPNGLKADEIPVAARVVAVADVFDALTTRRPYKEPMPLEAARNYLVEHQGRQFDPACVEAFLSRWDEVVEIAAGQQATPYLKTEATLVPNIECAVESGPAIPAA, from the coding sequence ATGCTGACCCAAGCGCTCCTGGTTGATGACAGCCGCTCCGTCCTCAACTTCCTGAAACGTCTCATCGAAGCCGAAGGCCTGGTCGAGGCCACCACCTTCCTCGATCCCCTGGAGGCGCTGGCCTGCGCGCGAGAGCGCGTCTTCGACCTCGTGCTGGTCGACTATGAGATGCCGCATATGGACGGCATCAGCTTCATCCGCACTTTGCGCACGCTGCCCGGCTGCGCCGACATCCCGATCGCGATGATCACCTCGCGACAGACCGATGACGTCAAGATGGAAGCGCTGCAGGCCGGTGCAACCGATTTCCTGCCCAAGCAGCCACAAAGCGTCGAGATGACAGTGCGCCTGCGGAATTTGATTCAGCTTGGTGCAGCCGTACGCAAGCTCAACGACCGAGCCGCGCATCTCGCCAGTGAAGTCGCGGCCGCGACGCGGAAGCTCGGCGAGCGCGAGGAAGAGATCATCCTGCGGCTCGCGCTCGCTGTCGAATACCGCGACAACGACACCGGCGAGCACACGCTGCGGGTCGCCCGCTACAGCCGTATCATCGCCCAGCAGCTCGGCCTCCCGGCCCGGCTCTGCCGCGACATCTATCTGGCCGCGCCGCTGCACGACGTCGGCAAGGTCGCCATCCCCGACAACATTCTGCTCAAGCCCGGCCGGCTGACCGACGAGGAGATGGCGGTGATCCGCACCCATGCGACGATCGGCGAGAGGATCCTGGCGGACTCCAGTTGCGAGCTGATCCAGCTTGGTGCGCAAATTGCCGCAGGCCATCACGAGCGCTGGGACGGCGCGGGCTATCCGAACGGCCTCAAGGCCGACGAGATCCCGGTCGCCGCGCGCGTGGTCGCCGTTGCCGACGTCTTCGACGCCCTGACGACACGGCGCCCATACAAAGAGCCGATGCCGCTCGAGGCGGCGCGCAACTACCTGGTCGAGCATCAGGGTCGTCAGTTCGACCCGGCCTGCGTCGAGGCCTTCCTGTCGCGCTGGGACGAGGTCGTTGAGATCGCCGCCGGGCAGCAGGCGACGCCATATCTGAAGACCGAGGCGACGCTCGTTCCTAATATAGAGTGTGCGGTGGAGAGCGGCCCAGCCATCCCGGCCGCCTGA
- a CDS encoding Lpg1974 family pore-forming outer membrane protein — protein MPATVAPLAGRGESMKKILALMLGATAAVTATGAAAGELEDVNARLEQLERQNAAIRKENAALRENQRLLGENNRLKSRGTHAAVEAVQTSARPQQENGTFLAVSAASRQARDPLQSYATDFPVKAPPLAGPAQFRAWIEGGAIWSGGDPVFSNYSNNGVSGVFDLTPKVGWETAIGFDHHFAGSPWHISGQFRYGEGGATNGTRTTGINVGPVTGTETSEAASKETHWLADLAAGRDIAGSGPGALQLKGGIRIAEFVARNSDSDVQNATFGAASSTVAVWHDRRASFIGAGPLIGLEGSIPFAGKWSFDYNGDIALLVGRQQSQLTRRTLNSFSGPPAFVSDELGTGSDRLFAGVLSADIQVGVSYWLTQNLKLGAGYRLDAFVNVFNQDGSANSGFTPDRYTHGPRVTLTGQFDAM, from the coding sequence TTGCCCGCCACGGTCGCGCCACTGGCAGGACGAGGTGAATCAATGAAGAAAATTCTTGCGCTCATGCTCGGCGCAACCGCAGCGGTGACGGCAACCGGCGCCGCGGCCGGCGAACTCGAAGACGTCAATGCGCGCCTCGAACAACTGGAACGCCAGAACGCCGCCATCCGCAAGGAAAATGCTGCCTTGCGCGAGAACCAGCGGCTGCTCGGAGAGAACAACCGGCTGAAATCACGAGGCACGCACGCCGCGGTCGAAGCAGTCCAAACCTCCGCCCGACCGCAGCAAGAGAACGGCACGTTCCTGGCCGTATCGGCGGCTTCGCGACAGGCCAGGGATCCGTTGCAGTCCTATGCCACGGACTTCCCGGTCAAGGCGCCGCCGCTGGCCGGTCCGGCACAGTTCAGGGCCTGGATCGAAGGCGGCGCGATCTGGAGCGGCGGCGATCCAGTTTTCAGCAATTACAGCAACAATGGTGTCAGCGGCGTATTCGATCTGACGCCGAAGGTGGGTTGGGAAACAGCCATTGGCTTCGACCACCACTTCGCCGGATCTCCCTGGCACATCAGCGGCCAATTCCGCTACGGCGAAGGCGGCGCGACCAACGGCACGCGAACGACCGGCATCAACGTGGGCCCGGTAACGGGAACGGAAACCTCTGAAGCCGCTTCCAAGGAAACTCACTGGCTTGCCGATCTTGCGGCCGGACGTGACATCGCCGGCAGTGGCCCGGGCGCTCTTCAGCTGAAAGGCGGTATTCGCATTGCCGAATTCGTCGCTCGGAATTCGGACTCGGACGTCCAGAACGCCACGTTCGGCGCCGCATCCAGCACGGTCGCAGTTTGGCACGACAGGCGCGCGAGCTTCATTGGCGCGGGGCCTCTCATCGGCCTCGAAGGCTCGATCCCATTCGCCGGCAAATGGTCGTTCGATTATAACGGTGACATCGCTCTGCTCGTTGGCCGGCAGCAGTCGCAGCTCACGAGAAGGACCCTGAATAGCTTTTCCGGCCCTCCCGCCTTCGTCAGCGACGAGCTCGGAACGGGCAGCGACCGGCTCTTTGCCGGCGTGCTGAGCGCCGACATCCAGGTCGGCGTGTCCTATTGGCTGACGCAGAACCTGAAGCTGGGCGCAGGCTACCGGCTCGATGCCTTCGTCAACGTCTTCAACCAGGACGGCTCCGCCAATTCCGGCTTCACACCGGACCGCTACACGCATGGCCCGCGCGTCACGCTGACCGGACAGTTCGACGCCATGTAG
- a CDS encoding adenylate/guanylate cyclase domain-containing protein codes for MRRIGTRDIVATILIALLAGAVFTSPPLQALQGLSLDILTALRGKITSDNRDPAASPVVVVAIDGETYDTPPFKGSPTQTWTREIGRVLGSIAEGGAKVIGFDVIFPSSIEQSEIPFGDAPLGARMKGFDRDYLIALRQIADGGKLVLGEILSNDHPDTPYTAQRMAAKNNIRALNVHTDADDVIRRMPLSFSIDGKPVPAMAVELAARAVGAKVEIAPSGAAELSGYAIPSAVPNTLTLNFRGMGRDVPTYSFADLRACVEKGDTDFFRRAFDGKVVLLGTILNFEDRKLTSMRLAGGYDGAPGARCALPAPASTAQKARSDVAGVFVHATVVRNLIERDAVTELGFPMRTVLTIVFAAIIACAACLLAPGGALIVWLALTAIYTAAAVGAFVHALALPLTEPALASLAALAMMIGYRFVLADRDERFLRKSFALYLAPEIIETMVASGKMPELGGEMRNVTMFFSDLSGFSSIAETMTPGELVKLMNEYLSAMTDIIESHGGYVDKYIGDSIVAMFGAPADDPSHARNAVRAALKCHEKLAELNAHNPAFAGHGLSHRIGLNSGEAVVGNIGSRRRFNYTVMSDTVNVASRLEGANKYYGTAIMASEATVAQTGDTFAWRELDAIRVMGRGEAIKVFEPLANRGAQSAKQAKVAAAYAEGLACWRAREFAKAADAFAKTANTDPTSALFAKRAQALAANPPPPDWTPVNALEGK; via the coding sequence ATGCGGCGGATCGGCACACGGGACATCGTTGCGACGATCCTGATCGCGCTCCTTGCGGGCGCGGTCTTCACGTCCCCGCCGCTCCAGGCGCTGCAAGGTCTCTCGCTCGACATCCTCACGGCGCTGCGCGGCAAGATCACCAGTGACAACCGCGATCCCGCGGCCTCGCCTGTGGTCGTCGTCGCGATCGACGGGGAGACCTACGACACCCCACCTTTCAAGGGATCTCCGACACAGACCTGGACGCGCGAAATCGGCCGGGTGCTCGGCAGCATCGCCGAGGGCGGAGCCAAGGTGATCGGTTTCGACGTCATCTTTCCAAGCTCGATCGAGCAGTCCGAGATTCCCTTCGGCGACGCGCCGCTCGGCGCGCGCATGAAGGGTTTCGATCGAGACTACCTGATCGCGCTGCGACAGATCGCCGACGGCGGCAAGCTGGTGCTTGGCGAAATCCTAAGCAACGACCATCCGGACACGCCGTACACCGCGCAGCGGATGGCGGCGAAAAACAATATTCGCGCGCTGAACGTCCACACCGACGCGGACGATGTCATCCGGCGGATGCCGCTGAGCTTCTCCATCGATGGCAAGCCGGTTCCCGCGATGGCTGTCGAGCTCGCCGCACGTGCGGTCGGCGCGAAAGTCGAGATTGCACCGTCAGGTGCAGCCGAATTGTCCGGCTATGCCATTCCGAGCGCGGTGCCGAATACACTGACGCTGAACTTTCGTGGGATGGGTCGCGACGTTCCGACCTATTCGTTCGCCGATCTGCGCGCCTGCGTCGAGAAGGGCGACACCGATTTCTTCCGCCGTGCCTTTGACGGCAAGGTCGTGCTGCTCGGCACTATCCTCAATTTCGAGGACCGCAAGCTGACCTCGATGCGCCTTGCGGGCGGCTATGACGGCGCGCCGGGTGCGCGGTGCGCCCTGCCCGCGCCCGCAAGCACCGCGCAGAAGGCGCGCAGTGACGTCGCCGGCGTCTTCGTGCACGCCACCGTGGTGCGGAACCTGATCGAGCGCGATGCCGTGACCGAGCTCGGTTTTCCCATGCGGACCGTTCTGACAATCGTGTTCGCAGCGATCATCGCCTGTGCCGCCTGCCTGCTTGCACCGGGCGGCGCTCTGATCGTGTGGCTAGCCCTCACCGCCATCTACACCGCCGCAGCCGTCGGCGCCTTCGTTCACGCACTGGCATTGCCGCTGACCGAGCCCGCGCTCGCAAGCCTTGCCGCGCTCGCGATGATGATCGGCTACCGCTTCGTGCTGGCCGATCGCGACGAGCGCTTTCTGCGCAAGAGCTTTGCTCTTTATCTCGCGCCCGAAATCATCGAGACCATGGTCGCCTCCGGCAAGATGCCCGAGCTCGGCGGCGAGATGCGCAACGTCACCATGTTCTTCTCCGACCTCAGCGGCTTCTCCTCGATCGCGGAGACCATGACGCCGGGCGAGCTCGTGAAGCTGATGAACGAATACCTTTCCGCGATGACCGACATCATCGAGAGCCATGGCGGCTATGTCGACAAATATATCGGCGATTCCATCGTCGCCATGTTCGGCGCGCCGGCCGACGATCCCTCCCATGCGCGCAACGCCGTGCGCGCGGCACTGAAATGCCATGAGAAGCTCGCGGAGCTGAACGCCCACAATCCCGCCTTCGCCGGTCATGGCCTGTCGCACCGCATCGGCCTCAACAGTGGCGAAGCCGTGGTCGGCAATATCGGCTCGCGCCGCCGCTTCAACTACACCGTGATGAGCGACACCGTGAACGTCGCCTCGCGGCTCGAAGGCGCCAACAAATACTACGGCACCGCGATCATGGCCTCGGAAGCGACGGTCGCGCAGACCGGCGACACTTTCGCCTGGCGCGAGCTCGATGCGATCAGGGTGATGGGACGCGGCGAGGCGATCAAGGTGTTCGAGCCGCTGGCCAACAGGGGCGCGCAGAGTGCGAAGCAGGCGAAGGTGGCAGCAGCGTATGCGGAAGGCCTGGCCTGCTGGCGCGCGCGGGAGTTCGCGAAGGCGGCTGACGCGTTTGCGAAGACGGCGAATACCGATCCAACGTCAGCGCTGTTCGCAAAGCGCGCCCAAGCTCTAGCGGCCAATCCACCGCCGCCGGATTGGACACCGGTCAACGCGCTGGAAGGGAAGTAG
- the pcaG gene encoding protocatechuate 3,4-dioxygenase subunit alpha, producing the protein MPQPLNYLKETASQTAGPYVHIGLIPAMAGFDIFEKNFSNVLVTPNTQGERITLEGKVLDGSGTALRDVLLEIWQANAAGRYNHPADRSAGALDEAFRGWGRAGSDFESGLVTFETIKPGAITDKAGRKCAPHVNVWIVARGINIGLNTRIYFSDEEAANAADPVLNLVEPPVRRKTLIATRSERAGKVVYSFTINLQGPEETVFFDV; encoded by the coding sequence ATGCCGCAGCCGCTCAACTATCTCAAGGAAACCGCTTCGCAGACGGCCGGGCCCTATGTCCATATCGGCCTGATCCCGGCCATGGCCGGCTTCGACATCTTCGAGAAGAATTTTTCCAACGTGCTGGTGACGCCGAACACGCAAGGCGAGCGCATCACGCTGGAAGGCAAGGTGCTCGACGGCAGCGGCACGGCGCTGCGCGATGTACTGCTGGAGATCTGGCAGGCCAATGCGGCCGGCCGCTACAACCATCCGGCCGACCGCTCGGCCGGCGCGCTGGACGAGGCATTTCGCGGCTGGGGCCGGGCCGGCTCCGACTTCGAGAGCGGCCTCGTCACCTTCGAGACCATCAAGCCCGGCGCCATCACCGACAAGGCGGGGCGCAAATGCGCGCCGCACGTCAATGTCTGGATCGTCGCGCGCGGCATCAATATCGGCCTCAACACGCGCATCTATTTCTCGGATGAAGAGGCCGCCAATGCCGCCGATCCCGTGCTCAATCTGGTCGAGCCGCCGGTGCGCCGGAAGACGCTGATCGCCACGCGCAGCGAGCGCGCCGGCAAGGTCGTCTACTCCTTCACGATCAATTTGCAGGGGCCGGAGGAGACGGTGTTCTTCGACGTGTGA
- a CDS encoding LysR family transcriptional regulator, which yields MKEIDHLALDGHALELFLAVLEEGSVTAAATRLGLTQSAVSHSLNKLRRIAGDPLFAKSGRGIVATAHAQALAAKARALIDEMRSFAGGVSFTPATAQLSLTIAANDFQRDLLLPRFFDHVAAQVRSLNLRVIPSQSPSPAMLRENRCDLLITPLPPSGVDIVQKRLLSDHYVCYYDPKARTAPSGRGAYLAARHITVVYTDNERLDFDRRLAASGFHRDIAISVPSFSGVPSFLRGSQMLASMPSLLASGVMHGFAQTRIPLASRTRTLAELPMFMVWHQRYQKDPAHRWVRNQLEIVATTAAGG from the coding sequence ATGAAAGAAATCGATCATTTGGCCCTCGACGGCCACGCCCTCGAGCTGTTCCTCGCCGTGCTGGAGGAAGGCTCGGTCACGGCGGCGGCGACGCGGCTCGGCCTGACGCAGTCGGCGGTCAGTCACAGCCTGAACAAGCTGCGGCGGATCGCGGGCGATCCGCTGTTCGCCAAGTCCGGCCGCGGCATTGTCGCGACCGCCCATGCCCAGGCGCTGGCCGCGAAGGCGCGCGCCCTGATCGACGAGATGCGCAGCTTTGCCGGCGGCGTCAGCTTCACCCCGGCCACTGCACAGCTCTCGCTGACGATCGCCGCCAACGATTTCCAGCGCGACCTGCTGCTACCGCGCTTCTTCGATCATGTTGCGGCACAAGTGCGAAGCCTGAACCTGCGCGTGATCCCGTCACAATCGCCCTCGCCCGCCATGCTGCGCGAAAACCGCTGCGATCTCCTGATCACGCCGCTGCCGCCGTCGGGCGTCGACATCGTGCAGAAACGCCTGCTGAGCGATCACTATGTCTGCTACTACGATCCAAAGGCGCGCACTGCGCCGTCGGGCCGCGGCGCCTATCTGGCGGCGCGCCACATCACCGTGGTCTATACCGACAATGAGCGGCTCGACTTCGACCGCCGGCTGGCCGCAAGCGGATTCCACCGCGACATCGCGATCTCCGTGCCGAGCTTCTCCGGCGTGCCGTCCTTCCTGCGCGGCTCGCAGATGCTGGCGAGCATGCCGAGCCTGCTCGCTTCTGGCGTGATGCACGGTTTCGCGCAAACACGGATACCGCTTGCCTCGCGCACGCGAACGCTCGCCGAGCTGCCGATGTTCATGGTCTGGCACCAGCGCTACCAGAAAGACCCGGCCCATCGCTGGGTCAGGAATCAGCTCGAGATTGTCGCAACGACGGCAGCCGGCGGCTGA
- the pobA gene encoding 4-hydroxybenzoate 3-monooxygenase: MKVQVCIIGGGPSGLLLSQLLHLKGIDTIVLEKYSRDHVLARIRAGVLEHGFAKLMREAQCGERMDREGEIHGGFEIARDGRLSHIDLHKHSGGNSVLVYGQTELTRDLYEARDRHGGKVVHNAEDVTPHDLTSDRPYVTYRSNGETIRVDCDYIVGADGFHGVSRKSIPKDVLREYEKVYPFGWLGVLSRTKPVSPELIYVKHERGFALCSLRSQVLSRYYVQVPLTDKVEDWSDDAFWAELKRRLPDEVAGRLITGPSIEKSIAPLRSFVAEPMSYGRLFLAGDAAHIVPPTGARGLNSAASDIYYLYHAMLAHYQRGDDSGLAGYSAKALARIWKAQRFSWWMTMMLHRFPDRLEYEDRLQQTELDYLLSSETAQRLLAENYVGLPF; the protein is encoded by the coding sequence ATGAAAGTTCAGGTCTGCATCATCGGCGGTGGGCCGTCCGGGCTGCTGCTGTCCCAGCTGCTTCATCTGAAGGGCATCGACACGATCGTGCTGGAGAAATACAGCCGCGACCACGTGCTGGCCCGGATTCGCGCCGGCGTGCTCGAACATGGTTTTGCGAAACTGATGCGAGAGGCGCAGTGTGGCGAGCGGATGGACCGCGAGGGCGAGATCCACGGTGGCTTCGAGATCGCCCGTGACGGCAGGCTGTCCCATATCGACCTGCACAAGCATTCCGGGGGCAATTCGGTGCTGGTCTACGGCCAGACCGAGCTGACGCGCGACCTCTACGAGGCACGTGACCGGCACGGCGGCAAGGTCGTGCACAATGCCGAAGACGTCACGCCGCATGATCTGACGTCCGACCGCCCCTACGTGACCTATCGGTCGAACGGAGAGACCATCCGCGTCGATTGCGATTACATCGTCGGCGCCGACGGCTTCCACGGCGTCAGCCGCAAGTCGATCCCGAAGGACGTGCTGCGCGAATACGAGAAGGTCTATCCGTTCGGTTGGCTTGGCGTGTTGTCGCGCACGAAGCCGGTGTCGCCCGAGCTGATCTATGTGAAGCACGAGCGCGGCTTTGCGCTCTGCTCGCTGCGCTCACAGGTATTGAGTCGCTACTACGTCCAGGTGCCACTGACCGACAAGGTCGAGGACTGGAGCGACGATGCGTTCTGGGCTGAGCTGAAGCGCCGCCTGCCGGACGAGGTTGCCGGCCGGCTGATCACGGGGCCCTCGATCGAGAAGAGCATTGCGCCGCTGCGCAGCTTCGTCGCCGAGCCGATGAGCTATGGCCGCCTGTTCCTCGCCGGAGATGCCGCGCACATCGTGCCGCCGACCGGCGCGCGGGGGCTGAACAGCGCCGCCTCCGACATCTACTATCTCTATCACGCCATGCTCGCGCACTATCAGCGCGGTGATGATTCCGGCCTTGCGGGTTATTCCGCCAAGGCGCTGGCGCGGATCTGGAAGGCGCAGCGCTTCTCCTGGTGGATGACGATGATGCTGCATCGTTTCCCCGACCGGCTCGAATACGAGGACCGGCTGCAGCAGACCGAGCTGGACTACCTGCTCTCGTCCGAGACGGCGCAGCGGCTGCTCGCGGAGAATTATGTGGGGCTGCCGTTTTAG
- a CDS encoding STAS domain-containing protein: MSSDVTEPKWSLRLPADCSIAAIRNVYDLIREAFGRQDRLEIDCSSVDKADVTSIQLLLSTAKTGEAQGRPVVLTSFSQSLRNTLRRAGFTNEAMIDQHFPQKKDGT; the protein is encoded by the coding sequence ATGTCGTCTGATGTCACCGAGCCGAAGTGGTCCCTGCGGCTGCCGGCGGATTGCAGCATTGCTGCGATCCGCAATGTCTATGACCTGATCCGCGAGGCTTTCGGCCGGCAGGACCGGCTCGAGATCGACTGTTCGAGCGTCGACAAGGCCGACGTGACCTCGATCCAGCTTCTGCTGTCGACCGCCAAGACGGGCGAGGCCCAGGGCCGCCCGGTGGTGCTCACGTCATTCTCCCAGTCTCTGCGCAACACTCTTCGCCGCGCCGGCTTCACCAACGAGGCGATGATCGATCAGCATTTCCCGCAAAAGAAAGATGGCACCTGA
- the pcaH gene encoding protocatechuate 3,4-dioxygenase subunit beta: MNAQAPIPALQDPRLNRPEPFTPRDGGFFQRDRSIHPPAHAPGYKSSVLRSPRQALLSLENSVSEITGPVFGHNDLGPLDNDLIRNYAKDGDPVGERIIVHGRVLDETGRGVPNTLVEFWQANAGGRYRHKKDTYLAPIDPNFGGCGRALTDDTGYYYFRTVKPGPYPWRNFVNSWRPAHIHFSVFGSGFAQRLITQMYFEGDPLIPVCPILTTIPDKDALDRLVAPLDLNASTPFDSLAYRFDIVLRGQRSTYFENRTAGN; encoded by the coding sequence ATGAATGCCCAGGCTCCGATTCCGGCCTTGCAGGATCCTCGCCTCAACCGTCCCGAACCGTTCACGCCGCGCGATGGCGGCTTTTTCCAGCGCGACCGCTCGATCCATCCGCCCGCGCACGCACCCGGCTACAAATCCTCGGTGCTGCGCTCGCCGCGCCAGGCGCTGCTGTCACTGGAGAACTCGGTCTCGGAGATCACGGGACCGGTGTTCGGCCACAACGATCTCGGCCCGCTCGACAACGACCTGATCCGCAACTACGCCAAGGACGGCGATCCCGTCGGCGAGCGCATCATCGTCCACGGCCGTGTGCTCGACGAGACCGGCCGCGGCGTACCGAACACGCTGGTCGAGTTCTGGCAGGCCAATGCCGGCGGCCGCTACCGGCACAAGAAGGACACGTATCTGGCGCCGATCGATCCCAATTTCGGCGGCTGTGGCCGCGCGCTGACCGACGACACCGGCTATTACTATTTCCGCACCGTGAAGCCGGGTCCCTATCCCTGGCGCAACTTCGTCAACAGCTGGCGCCCCGCCCACATCCATTTCTCGGTGTTCGGCTCCGGCTTTGCGCAGCGGCTGATCACGCAGATGTATTTCGAGGGCGATCCCTTGATCCCGGTCTGCCCGATCCTGACGACGATCCCGGACAAGGACGCGCTGGATCGCCTGGTGGCGCCGCTCGACCTCAACGCCTCGACGCCGTTCGACTCGCTGGCCTACCGCTTCGACATCGTGCTGCGCGGCCAGCGCTCCACCTATTTTGAAAATCGCACCGCGGGGAACTGA
- a CDS encoding helix-turn-helix domain-containing protein, which translates to MEGFVFILYYSNMRHAAPAPAIRVYNLFGESGDLPDVVHCETIASRSVLHDWTLAVHRHARLHQVLLIERGGGEATLDGRMVPLKPMQIVNVPVGHVHGFRFEPDTQGWVLTIAAEILDEALLAAEGLRGALSRSAVVRGTPQIRTTMKQIFAEHAARDFGRAHVLRALSSAMIGLVARALTGESGGAGTAESGLFRRFEALLEQHHLERWSVADYARALSITPTHLNRITRAATGDTASHLILNRLIREARRNLVYTNLPVSTIAYALGFEDPAYFSRVYAAATGLSPRAFRAQLHGDEG; encoded by the coding sequence ATGGAGGGTTTCGTCTTTATCTTGTACTATTCGAACATGAGACACGCAGCCCCTGCCCCGGCGATCCGGGTCTACAATTTGTTCGGCGAGTCCGGCGATCTGCCCGACGTCGTGCATTGCGAGACGATCGCGTCCCGCTCGGTGCTGCACGATTGGACGCTGGCGGTGCACCGCCACGCGCGGCTGCACCAGGTGCTGCTGATCGAGCGCGGCGGCGGCGAGGCGACGCTCGACGGGCGGATGGTGCCACTCAAGCCGATGCAGATCGTCAACGTGCCGGTCGGCCATGTCCACGGCTTCCGCTTCGAGCCCGATACGCAAGGCTGGGTGCTGACCATCGCGGCGGAAATCCTGGACGAGGCGCTGCTCGCCGCCGAAGGCCTGCGCGGGGCGCTGTCGCGATCGGCCGTGGTGCGCGGCACGCCGCAGATCCGCACGACCATGAAGCAGATTTTTGCCGAGCACGCCGCGCGCGATTTCGGCCGCGCCCATGTGCTGCGCGCTCTGTCGTCGGCCATGATCGGGCTGGTGGCACGCGCGCTCACCGGCGAGAGCGGCGGTGCGGGCACGGCGGAAAGCGGACTATTCCGCCGCTTCGAGGCGCTGCTCGAGCAGCATCATCTGGAACGCTGGAGCGTCGCGGACTACGCCCGCGCGCTGTCGATCACGCCAACCCATCTCAACCGAATCACGCGGGCGGCGACCGGCGACACCGCCTCGCATCTGATCCTCAACCGCCTGATCCGCGAGGCGCGGCGCAACCTCGTCTACACCAATCTGCCGGTCTCGACGATCGCCTACGCGCTCGGCTTCGAGGACCCGGCCTATTTCAGCCGCGTCTATGCCGCGGCCACGGGACTGTCGCCGCGCGCCTTTCGCGCGCAGCTTCATGGCGATGAAGGCTGA
- a CDS encoding response regulator codes for MATILTVDDSPSIRQMIKVVLEPAGHNVIEAGDGAQGLAKAQAGKLDLVITDLNMPVMNGLELIRALRKLPSAVGMPIVFLTTESNDTVKQEAKSAGATGWITKPFKPEQLLAVVGKLVRA; via the coding sequence ATGGCCACGATTCTCACGGTCGACGATTCGCCCAGCATCCGGCAGATGATCAAGGTCGTGCTCGAGCCGGCCGGTCACAACGTGATCGAGGCCGGTGACGGCGCGCAAGGGCTCGCCAAGGCGCAGGCCGGCAAGCTCGACCTCGTCATCACCGACTTGAATATGCCCGTCATGAACGGGCTGGAGCTGATCCGGGCGCTACGCAAGCTACCGAGCGCGGTCGGCATGCCCATCGTGTTCCTCACCACCGAATCCAACGACACGGTGAAGCAGGAAGCCAAGAGCGCCGGCGCCACCGGGTGGATCACCAAGCCGTTCAAGCCCGAGCAGCTGCTCGCCGTCGTCGGCAAGCTGGTGCGCGCATGA
- a CDS encoding NYN domain-containing protein — translation MSSIGKIALFIDGSNLYATSKALGFDIDYRRLLGEFQSRGTLLRAFYYTTVIEDQEYSSIRPLIDWLDYNGYTVVTKLTREFVDANTGRRKVKGSMDVDLAVSAMELAEHVDQIVLFSGDGDFRSLVEALQRRGVRVTVVSTLSTQPPMVADDLRRQADVFIDLAELKPKVGRDPADRPRELRQPPQFLTRGTIPRGDRVE, via the coding sequence ATGTCTTCAATTGGGAAGATCGCGCTCTTTATCGATGGCTCAAATCTATATGCCACCTCCAAGGCGCTCGGCTTCGACATCGATTACAGGCGTCTGCTCGGCGAATTCCAGAGCCGCGGCACGCTGTTGCGCGCCTTCTACTACACGACCGTCATCGAGGATCAGGAGTATTCGTCAATCCGCCCATTGATCGACTGGCTCGATTATAACGGATACACCGTCGTCACCAAGCTCACCAGGGAGTTCGTCGACGCCAACACCGGCCGCCGCAAGGTGAAGGGCAGCATGGATGTCGACCTCGCCGTCAGTGCGATGGAGCTCGCCGAGCACGTCGATCAGATCGTGTTGTTCTCCGGCGATGGAGACTTTCGTTCGCTGGTGGAAGCCCTGCAACGCCGCGGTGTCCGCGTGACGGTCGTCTCCACACTCTCCACCCAGCCGCCCATGGTCGCCGACGATCTGCGCCGACAGGCGGACGTCTTCATTGATCTGGCGGAGCTGAAACCGAAAGTGGGGCGCGATCCGGCCGACCGGCCGCGCGAGCTGCGGCAGCCACCGCAATTCCTCACGCGCGGAACGATTCCTCGCGGCGACCGGGTGGAGTGA